From Virgibacillus natechei, the proteins below share one genomic window:
- a CDS encoding sugar ABC transporter substrate-binding protein has product MRKIAVSFTIFMLVIFLAACGSSGEGGGASESGEDSITLAVWGSSPAESEALEETVTSFEEAKGIDVQIEVIQDNFQDALTARFAADNAPDVFYLESYVAPSFIESGVLADISGDINNQEDFYQPQIDAFKDDEGNLFAVPKDYSTLAMYVNEDMLNEAGYSVEDVPNEWDELLQFSEELQSNLDDGQASMIFDSTMARHLSGLLASGLDPVTEDNQADFTSSNEANEYLQSIVDGQDAGYLKNPKIDLGIDSAGAAFGTNQAAIMIEGNWVISALNQNYSDVSYEVLSAPTINGEEQSISFNVGYAISKDTANKDASVEFVNYMTGEGLQQWSEISGTLPPRESVAEEMNLTENENIAPHVNAAEYATVWSSGVNLPTIATSFDNYFSAALNGDMTVEEAMQAAEDEANAEIERQQ; this is encoded by the coding sequence ATGAGGAAAATAGCTGTTTCATTCACTATATTTATGCTAGTTATATTTCTGGCTGCATGCGGATCTTCTGGAGAAGGAGGGGGGGCTTCTGAATCTGGGGAGGATTCTATTACGCTAGCAGTTTGGGGTTCCTCACCAGCAGAGTCGGAGGCTTTAGAAGAGACTGTTACCAGTTTTGAAGAAGCGAAAGGTATTGATGTTCAAATAGAAGTTATACAAGATAACTTCCAAGATGCACTGACAGCACGGTTTGCGGCTGATAATGCTCCTGACGTATTTTATCTTGAATCCTATGTTGCCCCAAGTTTTATTGAAAGTGGTGTGCTTGCAGACATTTCTGGTGATATTAACAATCAAGAGGATTTTTATCAACCACAAATAGATGCATTTAAAGATGATGAAGGTAATTTATTTGCTGTACCAAAAGACTATTCTACATTAGCTATGTATGTTAATGAAGACATGTTGAATGAAGCTGGTTATAGTGTAGAAGATGTACCAAATGAGTGGGATGAGTTATTGCAGTTTTCTGAAGAGCTTCAAAGCAATCTAGATGACGGTCAAGCCTCAATGATATTTGATAGTACAATGGCGAGACATCTCAGTGGTTTATTAGCCAGCGGCCTTGACCCTGTCACAGAAGATAATCAAGCTGATTTCACTTCAAGTAATGAAGCTAATGAATATTTACAAAGCATAGTAGATGGACAGGATGCCGGTTATCTTAAAAATCCTAAAATTGATTTAGGTATAGATTCTGCAGGGGCTGCATTTGGTACAAATCAAGCAGCTATCATGATTGAAGGGAATTGGGTAATTAGTGCTTTAAACCAAAATTATTCAGATGTTTCTTATGAAGTATTATCAGCTCCAACTATAAATGGGGAGGAACAATCTATATCATTTAACGTTGGATATGCGATTTCAAAAGACACAGCAAATAAAGATGCATCAGTAGAGTTTGTTAATTACATGACAGGGGAAGGGCTCCAGCAATGGAGTGAAATCTCTGGAACTTTACCGCCAAGAGAATCTGTAGCAGAAGAAATGAACTTGACTGAAAACGAAAACATTGCTCCACATGTTAATGCTGCAGAGTATGCTACTGTATGGTCTTCAGGGGTTAACCTTCCAACTATTGCAACTTCTTTTGATAATTATTTTTCAGCAGCATTAAATGGAGATATGACCGTTGAAGAAGCTATGCAAGCGGCAGAAGATGAAGCAAACGCAGAAATTGAAAGGCAACAATAA
- a CDS encoding glycoside hydrolase family 65 protein: MMNYSLGKGDLENWVVSDTAFSPDTLGKTESIMYLGNGYMGLRSTTEEPYLNETRNLLVSGTFNKFSEEEVTELPNVADITRLDIRVDGEHFSLELGKVEQYKKQLNLQTAELIRTFDWTSPSGKKLRFHFRRFVSLDDMHLIGMKINVESLTDDVQISFDSGINAQLTNTGSQHFHEGEKRIFNKRYIQLVQSTIESNIDVVLNTMHQIKINGIDVKEEPVMNMERRKVWVTHDFTLRPNDHLEVEKLSTVYTSRDKEFDKPDYTLDNLRKHSLNELKRSFEKGYEALFQSHKGAWKKKVWDVYDFEVNSEDPFDQLSLRFALYHLTAMTPAHDERMGIAAKALSGEGYKGHSFWDTELFILPFFTYSNPKVAKSLLKYRYHGLAGARKKATASGYEGAMYPWEAAWPTDGEVTPVWGAVDIITGEQTKIWSGFIEQHISSDIAFAVYQYYKVTGDQDFMDKYGYEMVFDTARFWISRLEWDEEKQEYHINDVIGPDEYKEHVNNNAFTNYMAHFNIKLAIFYYDKLKTENPKLLEELRDLLDLEKAYKKWKSKLTQIYLPKPREEDSVIPQDDSYLQLKKLDLTKYKQADKVGTLFSEYNLEQVNQMQITKQADVMILLYLLEQTENVFSKEIKKANFDYYEPKTTHDSSLSLSTHAIMANDLGKSELAYSLFRKASEIDLGPTMNSSDEGIHAASIGGIWQAAVFGFAGIRLIEGKLKINPSLPKHWKNMKFTINWKGQPISITITNAKLTIIPLHDKKIIFEVFGEDYETNKQMEIKLGSSQTITF; this comes from the coding sequence ATGATGAATTATTCATTAGGTAAAGGTGATCTAGAGAATTGGGTAGTCTCTGATACCGCATTCTCACCTGATACTTTAGGGAAGACGGAATCTATTATGTATTTAGGAAATGGCTACATGGGCTTGCGTTCAACGACAGAAGAGCCTTATCTAAATGAAACCAGGAATTTGTTAGTCAGCGGTACATTTAATAAATTCAGCGAAGAGGAAGTTACTGAATTGCCAAATGTAGCTGACATAACTAGATTGGATATTCGTGTGGACGGGGAACACTTCAGTTTGGAATTGGGCAAGGTTGAACAATATAAAAAACAATTGAATTTACAAACTGCAGAATTGATCAGAACGTTTGATTGGACTTCTCCTAGTGGAAAGAAACTACGCTTCCACTTCAGAAGATTTGTATCGCTTGATGACATGCATTTAATTGGTATGAAAATAAATGTAGAGAGTTTAACAGACGATGTTCAAATTTCTTTTGATTCGGGAATCAATGCTCAGTTAACCAATACCGGCTCCCAGCATTTTCATGAAGGAGAAAAGCGGATATTTAATAAGCGGTATATACAGTTAGTCCAGAGTACTATTGAATCTAATATCGATGTTGTTCTAAATACAATGCACCAAATAAAAATTAACGGTATTGATGTAAAAGAAGAACCAGTGATGAATATGGAACGTCGTAAAGTTTGGGTTACACATGATTTTACGCTTCGGCCAAACGATCATTTAGAAGTGGAGAAATTATCCACAGTCTATACAAGTCGTGATAAAGAATTTGATAAACCGGACTACACTCTGGATAATTTGCGTAAACACTCATTAAATGAGTTGAAAAGGAGTTTCGAAAAAGGCTATGAAGCACTTTTCCAGTCGCATAAAGGAGCATGGAAAAAGAAAGTTTGGGATGTATATGATTTCGAAGTAAATAGTGAGGATCCATTTGACCAGCTATCTTTACGTTTTGCATTGTATCATCTGACAGCTATGACACCAGCTCATGATGAGAGAATGGGAATCGCTGCTAAAGCATTAAGCGGAGAAGGATATAAAGGTCATTCCTTCTGGGACACGGAACTATTTATACTACCATTCTTTACGTATTCGAATCCGAAAGTAGCTAAATCTTTGTTGAAATATCGTTATCATGGCCTTGCAGGAGCTAGAAAAAAAGCAACAGCTAGTGGTTATGAAGGTGCAATGTATCCATGGGAAGCGGCGTGGCCTACAGATGGTGAAGTAACACCAGTCTGGGGGGCTGTAGACATTATTACTGGAGAACAAACAAAAATATGGTCCGGTTTTATTGAACAACATATTTCATCAGATATTGCCTTTGCGGTGTACCAATACTATAAAGTAACTGGTGATCAGGATTTTATGGATAAATACGGGTACGAAATGGTATTTGACACAGCAAGATTTTGGATAAGCCGTTTAGAGTGGGATGAAGAAAAACAAGAATATCATATCAATGATGTAATCGGACCTGATGAGTATAAAGAGCATGTTAATAATAATGCTTTTACAAACTATATGGCTCATTTCAATATTAAATTGGCAATCTTTTATTATGATAAGTTGAAAACAGAAAACCCAAAATTATTAGAAGAACTGAGGGATCTATTAGATTTAGAAAAAGCGTATAAGAAATGGAAATCAAAACTAACTCAAATCTATTTGCCGAAGCCACGTGAAGAAGACAGTGTTATTCCGCAGGATGATAGTTACTTGCAACTAAAAAAGCTTGATTTAACAAAATATAAACAGGCAGATAAAGTAGGCACTTTATTCAGTGAATATAATTTAGAACAAGTTAATCAAATGCAAATTACAAAACAGGCTGATGTTATGATTTTGCTGTACTTGTTAGAACAAACAGAAAATGTATTTTCAAAAGAAATTAAAAAGGCAAATTTTGATTATTACGAGCCGAAAACCACTCATGACTCGTCACTAAGTTTATCGACTCATGCCATTATGGCTAATGATCTTGGAAAAAGTGAACTTGCTTATTCTTTATTTAGAAAGGCATCAGAAATTGACCTTGGACCAACAATGAATTCTTCTGATGAGGGCATTCATGCCGCATCAATTGGCGGTATATGGCAAGCTGCAGTATTTGGGTTCGCCGGAATCCGTTTGATAGAAGGTAAGTTAAAGATAAATCCTAGTCTACCTAAACACTGGAAAAATATGAAATTTACTATTAATTGGAAAGGCCAGCCGATATCAATAACCATTACAAATGCTAAGTTAACTATAATTCCGTTGCATGATAAAAAGATTATTTTTGAAGTCTTTGGCGAAGACTATGAGACGAATAAACAAATGGAAATAAAGCTTGGAAGTTCGCAAACTATAACATTTTAG